The Acidaminococcales bacterium genome contains the following window.
CAAGGCTTGACGATAGTCTGCGGCGATTACATGCTCTCCCGGAGTTTTATTGACGCAAATACCTTTGCCTACTTCGATCCGCCGTATCGCCCTCTGACTGTAACGGCTAATTTCACAGCCTACGCGCAGGGCGGGTTCGGAGACGAACAGCAGATTGAGCTTGCTCGGTTCATAGACGATATGAGCGAGCGCGGTGCGTGGACTGTCGCGAGCAACAGCGACCCTAAGAACGCAGACGAGAGCGATGACTTCTTTGATGTTCTCTATGCTAAACACGCCATAGTGCGTATAGCGGCAACAAGGGCGATCAACTCCGTAGGTAGCAGTCGCGGTTGCGTCCGTGAGTTGCTGATAGTACGAGCGTAATATCAAAAATTGAGGTAATTCTACTATGATTTTTCTTTCTCGCAATTCAAAAGATAAGCCGGTTGTAGAGCAACTTGCCATTAAACTACGTGATGTTTTCGGACATGGAAAGGTCTTCTATGACGCTTGGTCAATTCAACCCGGAGATGGAATAATCGACAAGATAAATCAGGGCTTATCAGATTGCCGATTTTTCTTTCCTTTCTGTAAACAGAATACAGAGCAATATGGTAAAATTGGAATGGCAGAATGCCATTATGAAAGCGACGAACGGACAATGCAAGTTTATTCCTGTAAGAACGGACGGAGCGTTAATACCCCCAATCCTACAACAAACATTATATTTGGATTTGTACACTAATGGGCTTGAAGTGACTTTGCGCCAAATGTTTGATGTTATCCGTGGAACGAATACATTTAGTATAATGAGTTCGTTTTCAAATTGGGAGGCTGAACTCAAAAAGATTAATAATGGCTTCAAAGTAATCATAAATGCCAAGCACTTCATGGAACCAAGATCGAGTTTTGCTTTTATGCTGAACAACTCAGAAGATGAGATTAGTATTCATAAAAACGGTGTATGTATGACAGGGCACACGCCTGATGTTAAGCTCAATAACGGACAACAAGGTAATTGCTGGAGCATAATGGTTAGCGAAGCGACGGTTCCCGGGTTCCCTTTTGAATGTGAAATTAACGCAAAAGATAGTGCCATTAAAATACAACCTGTCGCCATTCTTTATGAAGTAAACCAAACTGAATGGCGTACAATGCCACTTTTATGGAGGGCCTAATATGCGTAACTTCACCGAATGGATCTCGACGTTCCGCGAGAGCATATCCGATTACGGATACTACATTGACTTCGCCAAGGTTCACCGCAACGTGGACGGGATTAAGGTCGAACTGAATATACTCAACTCGCTTATCGGCTCTCACAATATTGAGGCTGACTTCACCGCACTCGTTGAGCGTTACCCCGAAACGCTGAAATGCATACCGTTGTTGCTCGCCGTTCGCGAGAGCGATATTTACGCCATTGACGGCGACGGTGAGTTTCGCTACTCCTTCCTAAAGGCGAACTATTCCGCAGGGCAGTATAAGGTTTTTATGCGCAAAACGGGATTGTTTGAGCTGATTGAGAAACATATAATCGGCAGTCTTGTGGACTATGCCACAGGCGTTGAAACGGGTCTCGACAGCAACGGTCGCAAAAATCGCGGCGGTCATCTTATGGAGAACCTCCTTGAAGCACATTTGAAGAAATTCGGTTTCGTTTACGGCGAAACATATTTCAAAGAAATGCGCATCGCCGATATAGAGGCAAAGTGGGGCATTGACCTATCGGCGTTGAGCAACGGCGGAAAAACCGTAAAGCGGTTTGACTTCGTGGTTAAACCGGGCAACACGATTTACGGCATAGAAACGAACTTTTACAGTAGTCAAGGTTCTAAGCTGAACGAAACGGCTCGTAGCTACAAGACGATTGCGCTTGAAGCCCGACAGATTGACGGATTTGAATTTGTGTGGTTCACCGATGGAAAAGGATGGAACAGCGCACGTCATAACATCGAAGAAACCTTTGACGTTATGGAGCATATCTACTGCATATCCGACATTGAGGGCGGCGTTATGCACCGTATTTTCGTATGACCGTAAAGAAGTGGGAGCCGGATAAT
Protein-coding sequences here:
- a CDS encoding DNA adenine methylase, translated to QGLTIVCGDYMLSRSFIDANTFAYFDPPYRPLTVTANFTAYAQGGFGDEQQIELARFIDDMSERGAWTVASNSDPKNADESDDFFDVLYAKHAIVRIAATRAINSVGSSRGCVRELLIVRA
- a CDS encoding toll/interleukin-1 receptor domain-containing protein → MIFLSRNSKDKPVVEQLAIKLRDVFGHGKVFYDAWSIQPGDGIIDKINQGLSDCRFFFPFCKQNTEQYGKIGMAECHYESDERTMQVYSCKNGRSVNTPNPTTNIIFGFVH
- a CDS encoding type II restriction endonuclease, whose product is MRNFTEWISTFRESISDYGYYIDFAKVHRNVDGIKVELNILNSLIGSHNIEADFTALVERYPETLKCIPLLLAVRESDIYAIDGDGEFRYSFLKANYSAGQYKVFMRKTGLFELIEKHIIGSLVDYATGVETGLDSNGRKNRGGHLMENLLEAHLKKFGFVYGETYFKEMRIADIEAKWGIDLSALSNGGKTVKRFDFVVKPGNTIYGIETNFYSSQGSKLNETARSYKTIALEARQIDGFEFVWFTDGKGWNSARHNIEETFDVMEHIYCISDIEGGVMHRIFV